A stretch of the Thalassotalea euphylliae genome encodes the following:
- a CDS encoding pilus assembly protein PilP, protein MKRLALLSLLVLTGCFDDTSDLKIHIAKVKANAKSYIEPMPEVPTFNHFEYAAIDLRSPFVAPRPEVIQEKLQQISGCLSPDPRRRKQPLEKFALGDLVMRGTLGEGGVTWALVEASDSTLHRVSIGNYVGLYNGRITEVDSQSVKVIELTPDGAGCWVERETEIEMIELDSQR, encoded by the coding sequence ATGAAAAGATTAGCCTTATTGTCGCTGTTAGTGCTTACTGGTTGCTTTGATGATACTAGCGACTTAAAAATTCACATTGCTAAGGTTAAAGCCAATGCGAAAAGCTACATTGAGCCGATGCCAGAAGTACCGACTTTCAACCACTTCGAGTATGCGGCAATAGACCTAAGAAGTCCCTTTGTCGCACCGCGCCCTGAGGTCATTCAAGAAAAGTTACAACAAATCTCTGGCTGTTTAAGCCCTGATCCTCGCCGCCGTAAACAGCCTCTGGAAAAGTTTGCTCTGGGTGACTTAGTGATGCGTGGTACCTTAGGTGAAGGTGGTGTTACTTGGGCTTTAGTTGAAGCCTCAGATAGTACCTTACACAGAGTGTCGATTGGTAACTATGTCGGTTTATACAATGGCAGAATTACAGAAGTCGACTCTCAAAGTGTAAAAGTTATCGAATTAACCCCTGATGGTGCAGGCTGTTGGGTAGAACGTGAAACCGAAATTGAAATGATAGAACTGGACAGTCAAAGGTAA